CCGGGGAGCCGGATGGCCAGCCGCATGGGATAATATTCTGTCTCCACCTTCATGCGGGGGAGATCGTCCCCGGTGGGATCGCCGGCGAACTCGAGGACGATGCGCTCGAACTTCCTATGGTCCCCCCACCTGATCTGCGCGAGGGTGTGCCCGGTCCCCGTCCCTCCCGTGTACTGGATGTTGGAGACGTAATGGCCGTTTTTGGCGGCCGGCACCGGGCTGCCGGCGTGGGCGGGTGCTGCGGCAAGGCACAACACGGCCGCCAGCGTACAGATACGGGTCGAAAGTCTCGTCATGAACAATCTCCTGGTTTTCCGTCCCCGAAACGGCCGCAGGAAGCCGGACAAGGGGAGCTTGTGTGAGATCCTATTTAAATATGTTAGCTTTAATGATCCGGAGGTTCAATCGTGGATATCCTTATCCTGGCAATATGCTCGCTGTCCTTCCTGTGGTGGCTGGAACTGGCCGTCGAGTGGTGGGTTGCGGGGCGGCTGGGCGAGAACCTTTCAGACCTGCCGCCAGGCCAGGTATCGGAAAGGTCCGGCGGGGTCACGTTGTCGGTCATCATCCCCGCCCGGGATGAGGGGGCAGCTCTGCCCGAGGCCCTGGCCAGCGTGATGGCCGCCCTGCCGCCCGGGGGGGAGGCGATCCTGGTGGACGACCGATCCTCGGACGACACGGGTTTGATCGCCTCAGGCATCGCCCGGTCCGATCACCGTCTCAAGGTCTTGAGGATCAGGGATGTTCCGGAGGACTGGCTGGGCAAGAACCACGCCCTCCAGAAAGGGTTCGAAGAGGCCTCGGGGACCTTTCTCCTGTTCACCGACGCCGACGTGGTGTTCCAGCCCGGATGTCTGGCCAGGGCGCTGGCCCTTTGCGAAAGGGACGGCCTCGACCACCTTGTAGCCACTCCCCGGGTTATCACCGTGGGGTTCTGGGAGCGCGTCTTCGTCCCCTTCTTCTCCATTCTCCTCGTGTCCAGGTACAGGATATGGAGGGCTTCCGTCCCGGGATCCCCTTTCTACGCGGGCATAGGGGCATTCAACATGGTTCGGCGGGGCGCCTACGAGAGGGCAGGCACCCATGCGGCCCTCAAAAATGAGGTGGTGGACGACCTTATGCTCGGCAAACTCATGAAAAAAACCGGGGGGCGGCAAGGGGTCGTCTCCGCGGAAAGGTGTGTGAGTGTCCGCTGGCACGAGGGTATCACGGGGTTGGTGACCGGTCTTGAGAAAAACGCCTACGCAGCCTTCGAATTCAAACCGGTCAGGACCCTCTTCGG
This genomic stretch from bacterium harbors:
- a CDS encoding glycosyltransferase family 2 protein, translated to MDILILAICSLSFLWWLELAVEWWVAGRLGENLSDLPPGQVSERSGGVTLSVIIPARDEGAALPEALASVMAALPPGGEAILVDDRSSDDTGLIASGIARSDHRLKVLRIRDVPEDWLGKNHALQKGFEEASGTFLLFTDADVVFQPGCLARALALCERDGLDHLVATPRVITVGFWERVFVPFFSILLVSRYRIWRASVPGSPFYAGIGAFNMVRRGAYERAGTHAALKNEVVDDLMLGKLMKKTGGRQGVVSAERCVSVRWHEGITGLVTGLEKNAYAAFEFKPVRTLFGCLGLLAVTWIPFFASLLYRPGLRGLLGISAIGGYGVWLSFAALYGLAARGTGASWLYFVTFPAGSFLMVWAIVRSAVLYHLRGGVKWRGTIYKGPRSKVQGPK